From a region of the Candidatus Rokuibacteriota bacterium genome:
- a CDS encoding ubiquinone/menaquinone biosynthesis methyltransferase produces MFSRIAGRYDLMNGLMTFGMHHAWRRAAARETIPSPDGPGLDLATGTGDLALELGQIHPHRTIVGADFAHGMLTIAEEKRRAEDTGSRIRLVEADALSLPFEARTFAFVTSAFLLRNLADLRQGLAEMRRVSRPGGRVVALEITQADLPGWAPLFRAYFHHVVPRVGALVGGDREAYTYLPQSVDRFLTPPELSALMEAVGLRGVKYRRLGLGTVTIHTGIA; encoded by the coding sequence ATGTTCTCGCGCATCGCGGGACGTTACGACCTGATGAACGGCCTGATGACCTTCGGCATGCACCACGCGTGGCGGCGGGCAGCCGCGCGCGAGACCATCCCCTCTCCCGACGGGCCGGGCCTGGACCTGGCGACGGGCACGGGCGACCTGGCGCTCGAGCTGGGCCAGATCCACCCTCACCGGACCATCGTGGGCGCGGACTTCGCCCACGGAATGCTGACGATCGCCGAGGAGAAGCGCCGCGCGGAGGACACGGGCAGCCGCATCCGGCTGGTCGAGGCCGACGCGCTCTCCCTGCCCTTCGAGGCGCGCACCTTCGCGTTCGTGACCTCGGCCTTCCTCCTGCGAAACCTCGCCGATCTCCGGCAAGGGCTCGCGGAGATGCGCCGCGTTTCGCGCCCCGGCGGCCGCGTCGTCGCGCTCGAGATCACGCAGGCCGACCTGCCCGGCTGGGCGCCCCTCTTCCGCGCCTACTTTCACCACGTCGTGCCGCGCGTGGGGGCGCTCGTGGGCGGCGACCGCGAGGCCTACACCTATCTCCCGCAGTCGGTGGACCGCTTCCTCACGCCGCCCGAGCTCTCCGCGCTCATGGAGGCAGTCGGCCTCCGCGGCGTCAAGTACCGCCGCCTCGGTCTCGGCACCGTCACCATCCACACCGGCATCGCGTGA
- a CDS encoding DUF433 domain-containing protein produces MKWIVADPEHLGGKPRVDGTRISIAFLLESLAAGMTIPEIVRAYPTLTEEAVRGALEELAQSKELTIS; encoded by the coding sequence ATGAAGTGGATCGTGGCCGATCCGGAACACCTTGGGGGCAAGCCCCGCGTTGACGGCACCCGCATATCGATCGCGTTCCTTCTCGAGTCGCTCGCCGCTGGCATGACGATCCCGGAGATCGTGCGCGCGTATCCGACGCTGACCGAAGAGGCGGTGCGGGGAGCCCTGGAGGAGCTGGCCCAGTCGAAAGAACTCACCATCTCGTGA
- a CDS encoding DUF5615 family PIN-like protein, giving the protein MRVLLDENLPEGLVEPLRLLGHTVDSVASLRLKGLDNGRLYGEVASAYDLFFTKDREFANRVSTLAEPAPVRVILTVIPQQPEAQFVAAFMASFASTDWAIAGPVREWPSSP; this is encoded by the coding sequence GTGAGAGTACTTCTCGATGAGAACCTCCCCGAGGGTCTCGTCGAACCGCTCAGACTCCTTGGGCACACGGTCGACTCAGTCGCGTCGCTTCGCCTGAAGGGTCTGGACAACGGTCGGCTCTACGGGGAGGTTGCCTCAGCCTACGATCTCTTCTTCACGAAGGACCGCGAGTTTGCCAATCGAGTCAGCACCCTGGCAGAGCCCGCTCCGGTCAGGGTGATCCTCACGGTTATACCCCAGCAGCCAGAGGCTCAATTTGTAGCCGCGTTCATGGCGAGTTTTGCCTCTACGGACTGGGCTATCGCTGGACCCGTGCGTGAGTGGCCGAGTTCCCCCTGA
- a CDS encoding aldehyde dehydrogenase family protein, whose amino-acid sequence MAADDDSVRLPLYCPLVINGEEGKAANGQQFKRENPADIRQLATIAEQGTPEDARAAIDAARVAFDSNVGNWIYNYKLREQVLFRTARLIRDNADRLARVVSLEVGMPIRQAVPHVAAAADIFEFYAGLAGKIYGESFTLPSGSMINVVKEPVGVVGLITPWNFPLTQTARKVAPALAAGCTVVIKPASYTPAAGYELVKLMLQTGLPKGVLNLVPGPGHVVGSEIIVNKKVDKISFTGETGTGKAIAAQAAIEVKRISLELGGKAPYLIFDDADVEAAARAAVLGMFRNAGQACGATTRLLVQDGIHDRLLARVVELTRKIEVGHPSRQSTDMGPLISGSQERVVQGYIKLGLDAGFDLVTGGHKLSGDAYDHGYYVEPTIFDRVDNASKLGQEEIFGPVVTVTTFRDESEAVDLANAVEFGLVAGVWSADYPRAMRVARRIRAGTIWIWDNYAQPVEGIWGGYKQSGMGRELGYHGLNDFIEVKQIFTDGTGLTMKPAYGQVIKE is encoded by the coding sequence ATGGCCGCAGACGATGACTCTGTTCGGTTGCCACTGTACTGTCCACTGGTCATCAACGGTGAAGAGGGCAAGGCCGCGAACGGCCAGCAATTCAAGAGAGAGAACCCAGCAGACATCCGCCAGCTAGCCACCATCGCCGAGCAGGGGACGCCGGAGGACGCGCGCGCCGCCATTGACGCCGCCCGCGTCGCCTTCGACAGCAATGTCGGCAACTGGATTTACAACTACAAGCTCAGAGAGCAGGTGTTGTTTCGCACGGCTCGCCTGATCCGCGACAACGCTGACCGGCTGGCACGGGTGGTGAGCCTGGAAGTGGGCATGCCGATACGGCAGGCGGTGCCCCACGTCGCGGCCGCGGCCGACATCTTCGAGTTTTATGCCGGGCTGGCGGGCAAGATCTACGGAGAAAGTTTCACCCTGCCCAGTGGCTCCATGATCAACGTGGTCAAGGAACCGGTGGGCGTGGTGGGTTTGATAACCCCCTGGAACTTCCCTTTGACTCAGACCGCCAGGAAAGTGGCCCCGGCCCTTGCCGCCGGGTGCACCGTCGTAATCAAGCCGGCGAGTTATACCCCGGCGGCTGGCTACGAATTGGTGAAGCTGATGCTCCAGACCGGGCTACCCAAAGGTGTGCTGAACCTGGTCCCGGGGCCCGGGCATGTCGTCGGCTCGGAGATCATCGTCAACAAGAAGGTGGACAAGATCTCATTCACCGGCGAAACAGGCACCGGCAAGGCGATTGCGGCCCAGGCGGCTATCGAGGTGAAGCGGATCAGCCTGGAACTGGGGGGCAAAGCCCCTTACCTGATCTTCGACGACGCCGACGTGGAAGCTGCCGCCCGCGCCGCCGTCCTCGGGATGTTCCGCAATGCAGGCCAGGCCTGTGGCGCCACGACTCGGCTGCTCGTCCAGGATGGGATCCACGACCGGCTCCTTGCCCGCGTGGTGGAGTTGACCCGGAAGATCGAAGTCGGGCATCCATCCAGACAGTCCACCGACATGGGGCCGCTGATCTCCGGCAGCCAGGAGCGCGTGGTCCAGGGTTACATCAAGCTCGGACTGGACGCGGGATTCGATCTGGTCACCGGCGGCCACAAGCTCTCCGGTGACGCCTACGACCACGGCTATTACGTGGAGCCCACCATCTTCGATCGAGTCGATAATGCGTCCAAGCTCGGCCAGGAGGAGATTTTTGGCCCGGTGGTGACGGTGACCACCTTCAGGGATGAAAGCGAGGCGGTGGACCTGGCAAACGCGGTGGAGTTCGGGCTGGTGGCCGGGGTCTGGAGCGCCGACTACCCACGCGCGATGCGGGTGGCCCGCCGAATTCGCGCGGGGACGATCTGGATCTGGGACAACTACGCCCAGCCGGTCGAGGGTATCTGGGGAGGGTACAAGCAAAGTGGCATGGGGCGGGAGCTTGGCTACCACGGGCTGAACGACTTCATCGAGGTCAAGCAGATTTTCACCGACGGCACCGGTCTCACGATGAAGCCAGCGTATGGCCAGGTGATCAAGGAGTAG